From a single Streptomyces sp. NBC_01264 genomic region:
- a CDS encoding spherulation-specific family 4 protein has translation MLLVPLYEHPADRPEYWERLIRSAGRLHSVVLNPASGPGEAPDERFAAVAERLRGAGVPVLGYVDTDYGRRPHAAVVQDLLRHRDWYAADGTFLDQAAAGPEFLPHYRRLAVAARAAGARTVVLNHGVHPHPGYAELADLLVTFEGPWDAYRDAAVPPWTADHPAQRFCHLVYAVPPGAPAAELAERLAAQRGAGVHCAVPGTGAHPWGTLPYALEAAG, from the coding sequence ATGCTCCTGGTGCCCCTCTACGAGCACCCCGCCGACCGCCCCGAGTACTGGGAGCGGCTCATCCGCTCCGCGGGCCGGCTGCACTCCGTGGTGCTCAACCCCGCCAGCGGGCCGGGCGAGGCCCCCGACGAGCGGTTCGCCGCCGTGGCGGAGCGGCTGCGCGGGGCCGGGGTGCCCGTCCTGGGGTACGTCGACACCGACTACGGGCGCCGCCCGCACGCCGCCGTGGTCCAGGACCTGCTGCGCCACCGCGACTGGTACGCCGCCGACGGGACCTTCCTGGACCAGGCCGCGGCGGGCCCGGAGTTCCTGCCGCACTACCGGCGGCTCGCCGTCGCGGCGCGGGCCGCCGGGGCCCGTACCGTGGTCCTGAACCACGGAGTGCACCCGCACCCGGGCTACGCCGAACTCGCCGACCTGCTCGTCACCTTCGAGGGCCCCTGGGACGCCTACCGGGACGCGGCCGTTCCCCCGTGGACCGCCGACCATCCCGCCCAGCGGTTCTGCCACCTCGTCTACGCCGTCCCGCCGGGCGCCCCGGCCGCCGAACTCGCCGAACGGCTCGCGGCCCAGCGCGGGGCGGGGGTGCACTGCGCGGTCCCGGGGACCGGCGCGCACCCGTGGGGGACCCTGCCGTACGCACTGGAGGCCGCCGGATGA
- the pelF gene encoding GT4 family glycosyltransferase PelF, producing the protein MSHGRHVTMLTEGTYPHVHGGVSTWCDQLVRGMPEVDFNVIALTGSGREPVTWELPRNVYRHTSVPLWGAPPARRLRSGLRGKARRAFAETYETFLLSLLDPAPDAARGFSESLRELARLARAGRLAAALRSESVLRLLMTVWTRPGLVTTAAEPTIHDALTATDLLEHALRPLSVRIPPDSVAHAVSSGLATLPALAAKYLDEVPFLLTEHGIYLRERYLGYRSAEQRWPVKALMLGFYRELNTEGYRQADLITPCNQYNRRWEERGGADSERIRTVYNGVDPHAFPQAGPEPEVPTLSWCGRIDPIKDLETLVRAYAFMREELPALRLRLFGPVPAGCEDYKLKLEKLAAELGVSDGITYEGRIDDVARAYGAGSIVMLSSISEGFPFSIIEAMSCGRTTVSTDVGGVREAVGDTGLVVPPREPETMARATLALLRDDERRAELGRMSRKRVVEKFTLHQSVDGFRHIYRELAGQPVLPVHVGDEWTQRLADPWYKELAADGSLW; encoded by the coding sequence ATGAGCCATGGGCGTCATGTCACCATGCTCACCGAAGGCACCTACCCGCACGTCCACGGGGGCGTCAGCACGTGGTGCGACCAACTGGTCCGCGGCATGCCGGAGGTCGACTTCAACGTCATAGCCCTGACCGGCTCGGGACGCGAGCCGGTCACCTGGGAGTTGCCGCGCAACGTCTACCGCCACACCAGCGTTCCCCTCTGGGGCGCTCCGCCGGCCCGCAGACTGCGCTCCGGACTGCGCGGCAAGGCCCGACGCGCGTTCGCCGAGACCTACGAGACCTTCCTGCTCTCCCTGCTCGACCCGGCTCCCGACGCGGCACGCGGGTTCTCCGAATCCCTGCGCGAACTGGCCCGGCTCGCCCGCGCCGGGCGGCTCGCCGCGGCCCTGCGGTCCGAATCGGTGCTGCGCCTGCTGATGACCGTCTGGACCCGCCCCGGTCTGGTCACCACCGCCGCCGAGCCCACCATCCACGACGCGCTCACCGCCACCGACCTGCTGGAACACGCGCTGCGCCCGCTGTCCGTGCGGATCCCGCCCGACAGCGTCGCCCACGCCGTCAGCAGCGGACTGGCCACCCTCCCCGCGCTCGCCGCGAAGTACCTCGACGAGGTCCCGTTCCTGCTCACCGAGCACGGCATCTACCTGCGCGAGCGCTACCTCGGCTACCGCAGCGCCGAACAGCGCTGGCCCGTCAAGGCACTCATGCTCGGCTTCTACCGCGAGCTCAACACCGAGGGCTACCGCCAGGCCGACCTGATCACCCCGTGCAACCAGTACAACCGCCGCTGGGAGGAGCGCGGGGGCGCCGACTCCGAGCGGATCCGCACCGTCTACAACGGCGTCGACCCGCACGCCTTCCCCCAGGCGGGCCCCGAACCGGAGGTCCCCACCCTGAGCTGGTGCGGCCGCATCGACCCCATCAAGGACCTCGAAACCCTCGTCCGGGCCTACGCGTTCATGCGCGAGGAACTCCCCGCCCTGCGGCTGCGCCTCTTCGGCCCGGTCCCGGCGGGCTGCGAGGACTACAAGCTCAAGCTGGAGAAGCTCGCCGCCGAACTCGGCGTGAGCGACGGGATCACCTACGAGGGCCGCATCGACGACGTGGCCCGCGCCTACGGGGCCGGCTCCATCGTGATGCTCTCCTCCATCAGCGAGGGCTTCCCCTTCTCCATCATCGAGGCCATGTCCTGCGGCCGCACCACCGTCTCCACCGACGTGGGCGGGGTCCGCGAGGCCGTCGGCGACACCGGCCTCGTCGTCCCGCCGCGCGAGCCCGAGACCATGGCCCGCGCCACCCTGGCCCTGCTCCGCGACGACGAACGCCGTGCGGAGCTGGGCCGGATGTCCCGCAAGCGGGTGGTCGAGAAGTTCACGCTCCACCAGTCCGTGGACGGCTTCCGCCACATCTACCGCGAGCTCGCCGGCCAGCCCGTCCTGCCCGTCCACGTGGGCGACGAGTGGACGCAGCGCCTCGCCGACCCCTGGTACAAGGAACTCGCCGCCGACGGGAGCCTGTGGTGA
- a CDS encoding endo alpha-1,4 polygalactosaminidase — MRRPPTRRAGRRALLLLALVPVLLLAACTSGPDGDEDRPDDLSPAPAPGERWRPAPGVSWQWQLTGKLDTSVKAAVYDIDGFTTTKEQVAELNAAGRRTICYLSTGAWEDFRPDAEAFPPSMRGTGNGWEGERWLDIRRLTELEPLIAKRFDMCRDKGFDAVEPDNMDAYRNTSGFPLTAGDQLKYNRLIARLAHDRGLSVGLKNDLDQIPELVGDFDFAVNEQCAQYDECARLTPFIAAGKAVFHVEYELPAGRFCAGTTTLKLSSLEKKYDLGAWRRTCGRAR; from the coding sequence ATGAGACGCCCGCCCACCCGCCGGGCCGGCCGCCGCGCCCTGCTGCTCCTCGCCCTCGTCCCCGTCCTCCTGCTCGCGGCCTGCACCTCCGGCCCGGACGGGGACGAGGACCGGCCCGACGACCTCTCGCCGGCCCCGGCGCCGGGCGAGCGCTGGCGGCCGGCGCCCGGGGTCAGCTGGCAGTGGCAGCTCACCGGGAAGCTCGACACCTCCGTGAAGGCCGCGGTCTACGACATCGACGGGTTCACCACCACCAAGGAGCAGGTCGCCGAGCTGAACGCGGCCGGCCGGCGGACCATCTGCTACCTCTCCACCGGGGCGTGGGAGGACTTCCGCCCGGACGCCGAGGCCTTCCCGCCGTCGATGCGCGGGACGGGCAACGGCTGGGAGGGCGAGCGCTGGCTCGACATCCGGCGGCTCACGGAACTGGAACCGCTGATCGCCAAGCGGTTCGACATGTGCCGGGACAAGGGCTTCGACGCGGTGGAGCCGGACAACATGGACGCCTACCGCAACACGTCCGGCTTCCCTCTCACCGCCGGCGACCAGCTGAAGTACAACCGGCTGATCGCGCGGCTCGCGCACGACCGGGGGCTGTCGGTCGGGCTGAAGAACGATCTGGACCAGATCCCGGAGCTGGTGGGGGACTTCGACTTCGCGGTCAACGAGCAGTGCGCCCAGTACGACGAGTGCGCCCGGCTGACCCCGTTCATCGCGGCGGGCAAGGCGGTCTTCCACGTGGAGTACGAACTCCCGGCGGGCCGGTTCTGCGCCGGCACCACCACGCTGAAGCTCAGCTCCCTGGAGAAGAAGTACGACCTGGGCGCCTGGCGCAGGACCTGCGGCCGGGCGCGGTGA
- a CDS encoding sensor histidine kinase, with protein MRDHPLATDAVLALGALVAMVVASFADPHGEYGPTFGTRTPEPFSLVLMVLGAGTLVLRRRRPRAVLAVTVGLSLLELTTGEPRAPVAMCTVIALYTVASRTDRPTTWRLGLLTMAGLTGVAMLAGPLPWYSQENLGIFAWTGMAAAAGDAVRSRRAFIDAIQERAERAERTREEEARRRVAEERLRIARDLHDVVAHHIALVNVQAGVAAHVMDKRPDQAKEALAHVRDASRSALNELRATVGLLRQSGDPEAPTEPAPGLAVLDDLVGTFRHAGLPVKVMVQLGPAAAVPLPAAVDLAAYRVIQEALTNVRKHAGPGAGAEVSVVRVGGSVEVTVLDDGGSAADPSPEPRDPGGGHGLLGMRERAVALGGSCFAGPRFGGGYRVHAILPVG; from the coding sequence ATGCGGGACCATCCGCTGGCCACCGACGCCGTACTGGCGCTCGGGGCGCTCGTCGCCATGGTCGTGGCGTCCTTCGCCGACCCGCACGGGGAGTACGGGCCGACCTTCGGGACCCGTACCCCCGAGCCGTTCTCGCTCGTCCTCATGGTGCTCGGCGCGGGCACCCTGGTGTTGCGGCGCCGACGGCCGCGCGCGGTGCTGGCCGTGACCGTCGGGCTCTCGCTGCTGGAACTCACGACCGGGGAGCCGCGGGCGCCCGTCGCCATGTGCACGGTGATCGCCCTCTACACCGTGGCCTCGCGCACCGACCGGCCCACCACCTGGCGGCTCGGCCTGCTCACCATGGCCGGGCTGACGGGAGTGGCCATGCTGGCCGGGCCGCTGCCCTGGTACTCCCAGGAGAACCTCGGCATCTTCGCCTGGACCGGCATGGCCGCCGCCGCCGGGGACGCGGTGCGCAGCCGGCGGGCCTTCATCGACGCCATCCAGGAGCGGGCCGAGCGCGCCGAGCGGACCCGCGAGGAGGAGGCCCGGCGCCGGGTCGCCGAGGAGCGGCTGCGGATCGCCCGGGACCTGCACGACGTGGTGGCCCACCACATCGCCCTGGTCAACGTGCAGGCGGGAGTGGCCGCGCACGTCATGGACAAGCGCCCGGACCAGGCCAAGGAGGCCCTCGCCCACGTACGGGACGCCAGCCGCTCGGCGCTGAACGAACTGCGGGCGACCGTCGGGCTGCTGCGCCAGTCCGGCGACCCGGAGGCGCCGACCGAGCCGGCGCCCGGTCTGGCCGTCCTGGACGACCTGGTGGGCACCTTCCGGCACGCCGGGCTCCCGGTGAAGGTGATGGTCCAGCTGGGCCCGGCCGCCGCGGTTCCGCTGCCCGCCGCCGTGGACCTGGCGGCGTACCGGGTGATCCAGGAGGCGCTGACCAACGTCCGCAAGCACGCGGGGCCGGGGGCCGGCGCCGAGGTCAGCGTGGTGCGGGTGGGCGGCTCGGTGGAGGTGACCGTGCTGGACGACGGCGGCTCCGCGGCGGACCCCTCGCCGGAGCCCCGCGACCCGGGCGGCGGGCACGGTCTGCTCGGCATGCGCGAGCGGGCGGTGGCCCTGGGCGGTTCCTGCTTCGCCGGGCCCCGCTTCGGGGGCGGCTACCGGGTGCACGCGATCCTTCCGGTGGGCTGA